Proteins from one Anopheles nili chromosome 2, idAnoNiliSN_F5_01, whole genome shotgun sequence genomic window:
- the LOC128731361 gene encoding serine/threonine-protein kinase par-1, with protein MGEYGTLDTNTITSSSSASSVTSILMPMPMPMAAAAVPPGSTITAAAMSVTATGKPPPSCSSSSSGGSGPSPSMVAAVAASNVTANQMPCNHVLASVSSSSVEADGYHFYHKAGGGNGLAGVVGSTSGTSPGGHHNGTGGSKGGGRMSHESSSSSGMPRPAGSGATTNGNGSSGNGGSVRVKCKDPIRVGFYEIEKTIGKGNFAVVKLARHRITKNEVAIKIIDKSQLDPSNLQKVYREVEIMKRLDHPHVIKLYQVMETQSMIYIVSEYASQGEIFDYIAKYGRLNERAARNKFWQILSAVEYCHNKGIVHRDLKAENLLLDSKMDIKIADFGFSNFYKKGELLATWCGSPPYAAPEVFEGKRYTGPEIDIWSLGVVLYVLVCGALPFDGSTLQSLRDRVLSGRFRIPFFMSSDCESLIRKMLVLDPSRRFSIDQIKRHRWMMVEIIDTPKISSIVINGNVSDVSALDTEPNEQILKIMQNLGIDILKTRESLKLHSYDHYTAFYLLLLERLKSRSVTHEAGNTTGSAVGVGKSAMLESQRRRPSNVAEQAMRKLAISSQHKADQSSSPKHQQMPPAVTSGLTNHSSETLHSLLSAPVATGLPTMSTGVIMLRDTSIREQQPVLKDSSYFRGVSYTSSSGFADASLYQLGSLRERDCSSTYLTGPGAIGLLPSSLSSNVAGTLAASAASRENNSIVLRESGILSSRISSTRLLSSSIDKRILQQSTEDCRRLLQQARPVSMGESNRYTKPPSHSPVNNDLQQAAQSQASPVPASMPQSQRYSDPLNGFSKDYLTSTSAASNETSITVPPFKDYINNIQTYSYLQHYEPNLTVTSSSGSGHTPPPPTSITAQYSSSTDEGCETDLGDDDVQQSIDKSIQRLNSFASSSSSSGVVTNIHPKSLSQNLSCDSSRSNFSTFESLDLNLSDCAELAGSLPSCTATTEAYESVVKDEASFRAVTSSVCINQPQCVYAMSEKSAGGSFLRANTVYQDVHNGDHRSITRSPVDFREGRRASDGLVTQGLVNTADHPLNSPVAFNSQRLNETCKAKGVLELHLLQKEAAQLKVKYQANVPQDEINARQIQHSQFRVNPLDGLILKPSVGPSHGSVCLEQMNGGNAGYYNKVTDYVGLALGVKTATVATTGVTEHPVGKLDAEQLLLRASVARSDQLSAAAAQQLQQKPPLQQQLMQHRLLQQKRQILQKQGAMEAGLSRRQMLRQHSYKIAQQTQILPPLPYGDMAESLDGAGYPTLQSVRESAILEAEPNSTLADPLDLYSHLHAHHSHLHHHHHAQQQQQQQHLLLQQQQQQQLSAGGPHAVHLSTDRTSLCSWSTLPSSMKTCQISEGTPAPDSPWNVAALYHQNVPPGPLYSTPQWMAPHVSSIPHSMQLPLSESPIPELAEQMESI; from the exons ATGGGCGAATATGGCACACTGgacaccaacaccatcaccagcagcagcagtgcgtCCTCTGTTACGTCAATTCTGatgccgatgccgatgccgatgGCGGCAGCTGCCGTTCCACCGGGTTCCACCATCACCGCAGCCGCCATGTCGGTGACGGCCACAGGAAAACCTCCACCATCTTGCTCCTCATCGTCATCCGGCGGTAGCGGaccatcgccatcgatggTGGCAGCAGTGGCCGCATCGAACGTCACCGCGAACCAAATGCCGTGCAATCACGTCCTAGCGTCGGTGTCCTCGTCCTCGGTTGAAGCGGATGGGTACCATTTCTACCACAAAGCTGGCGGTGGCAATGGATTGGCCGGAGTCGTCGGAAGCACGTCCGGAACTAGCCCTGGAGGCCACCACAATGGGACTGGTGGCTCTAAAGGTGGTGGCCGAATGAGTCACgagtcctcgtcgtcgtccggAATGCCACGGCCAGCTGGAAGTGGAGCGACTACCAACGGTAACGGGAGCTCCGGCAACGGTGGCAGCGTGCGGGTAAAGTGCAAGGATCCGATACGTGTCGGTTTCTATGAAATCGAGAAAACGATTGGCAAAGGCAACTTCGCCGTGGTCAAGCTGGCCCGTCATCGAATTACCAAAAATGAG gtagcgattaaaattattgATAAGTCTCAGCTCGATCCGAGCAACTTGCAGAAGGTGTACCGTGAGGTGGAAATTATGAAACGCTTAGACCACCCGCACGTCATTAAGCTGTACCAG GTGATGGAGACCCAGAGCATGATTTACATAGTCTCGGAATATGCTAGTCAAGGCGAAATTTTCG ATTATATCGCGAAGTACGGACGGCTTAATGAACGTGCGGCTAGAAATAAGTTTTGGCAGATCCTATCCGCCGTAGAATATTGTCACAATAAGGGAATAGTACACAGAGATCTTAAG GCTGAGAATCTTCTGCTAGATTCCAAGATGGACATCAAAATAGCAGACTTTGGGTTTTCTAATTTTTACAAAAAGGGCGAATTGCTTGCCACCTGGTGTGGCTCTCCACCGTACGCGGCTCCGGAGGTGTTCGAGGGAAAACGCTACACTGGACCGGAAATTGACATATGG TCGTTGGGAGTTGTGCTgtatgtgcttgtgtgtggtGCCCTTCCATTCGACGGTTCCACGCTACAGTCGCTGAGGGATCGCGTGTTATCCGGACGTTTTCGCATCCCATTTTTCATGAGCTCAG ATTGCGAGTCGCTTATCCGCAAGATGCTCGTGCTGGATCCTTCTCGACGGTTCTCCATCGATCAAATCAAGCGACATCGTTGGATGATGGTCGAAATAATCGACACACCGAAGATCAGCAGTATCGTCATCAACGGCAACGTGAGTGACGTCAGTGCCCTCGACACGGAACCAAACGAGCAGATACTGAAGATTATGCAAAATCTCGGCATCGACATCCTCAAGACCAGGGAAAGTCTAAAG CTCCACAGCTACGACCACTATACGGCGTTCTATTTGCTGCTTCTCGAGCGATTGAAGAGCCGCTCGGTGACGCACGAGGCTGGaaacaccaccggaagtgctgtcggggttggaaaatcggcCATGCTCGAATCACAACGCCGTCGTCCTAGCAACGTAGCCGAGCAAGCCATGAGAAAGCTGGCCATCAGTTCACAGCACAA AGCCGATCAGTCAAGCTCACCAAAGCATCAGCAAATGCCACCCGCAGTGACATCGGGCCTGACCAACCACAGTTCCGAGACATTGCACAGTCTGCTGAGTGCGCCAGTTGCCACAGGTCTCCCAACGATGTCGACTGGCGTGATTATGTTGCGAGATACGAGCATCCGCGAGCAACAGCCGGTCCTGAAGGATAGTTCCTACTTCCGTGGCGTGTCGTATACGTCTAGTTCGGGATTTGCGGATGCTTCGCTGTATCAACTTGGGTCACTGCGTGAGCGAGACTGTAGTTCGACATATCTAACCGGACCGGGCGCTATTGGGTTGTTGCCATCGTCGCTTTCCTCGAATGTGGCCGGTACCTTGGCGGCATCGGCGGCCTCACGAGAGAACAACTCGATCGTACTGCGTGAGTCAGGCATCCTGTCAAGTCGCATCTCGTCAACACGGCTGCTTTCGAGCAGCATTGACAAGCGCATCCTGCAGCAGAGTACGGAGGATTGCCGACGGTTGCTGCAGCAG GCTCGCCCCGTTTCGATGGGTGAATCGAATCGGTACACAAAACCACCGTCCCATTCGCCGGTGAACAATGATCTCCAGCAGGCAGCCCAATCACAGGCGTCTCCAGTGCCGGCATCGATGCCACAATCCCAACGCTACTCGGATCCACTAAATGGCTTCAGCAAGGACTATCTCACAAGCACATCCGCTGCGTCGAACGAAACATCGATCACCGTGCCACCGTTCAAAGATTACATCAACAACATTCAAACTTACTCGTACCTTCAGCACTACGAGCCCAACCTCACGGTCACGAGCTCGTCCGGAAGTGGTCAcactccaccgccaccgacgtCTATCACGGCGCAATACAGTTCCAGCACCGACGAGGGCTGTGAGACTGATTTGGGAG ACGACGACGTGCAGCAGTCGATAGACAAGTCGATCCAGCGGTTGAACTCCTTCGCCAGCTCAAGCTCGTCCAGTGGCGTAGTAACGAACATCCATCCGAAGAGCCTGAGCCAGAATCTGAGCTGTGATTCATCCCGCAGCAACTTCTCGACCTTCGAAAGCCTGGATCTCAACCTGTCCGATTGTGCGGAGCTCGCCGGCAGTCTACCATCCTGCACGGCCACGACGGAAGCGTACGAAAGTGTTGTAAAGGATGAAG CTTCATTCCGTGCTGTCACGAGCTCAGTGTGCATCAATCAGCCACAATGCGTGTACGCCATGTCTGAGAAGTCAGCTGGTGGTTCGTTCCTGAGAGCCAACACGGTGTACCAAGACGTGCACAATGGTGACCATCGCAGTATTACTCGATCACCCGTTGATTTTCG TGAGGGACGACGTGCTAGCGATGGACTGGTCACGCAGGGTCTGGTCAACACCGCGGATCATCCACTAAATTCCCCGGTCGCATTCAACAGTCAGCGCTTGAACGAAACCTGTAAAGCGAAGGGTGTGCTAGAGTTGCACCTGCTGCAAAAAGAAGCCGCCCAGCTAAAGGTGAAGTACCAGGCAAACGTGCCCCAGGACGAAATTAATGCACGTCAGATCCAGCACAGCCAGTTCCGTGTGAACCCTCTGGACGGGCTCATACTGAAACCATCGGTAGGTCCTTCACACGGTAGCGTTTGCCTGGAGCAGATGAACGGAGGCAATGCAGGGTACTACAACAAAGTGACGGACTACGTAGGGCTTGCCCTCGGTGTGAAGACGGCAACGGTGGCGACCACCGGAGTCACCGAGCATCCGGTGGGAAAGCTGGATGCggaacagctgctgctgcgggcCAGTGTGGCCCGCTCGGACCAGCTAAGTGCTGCCGCCgcacagcagctgcagcagaagcctccgctgcagcagcaactcATGCAGCACCGGTTGCTGCAGCAGAAGCGCCAAATTCTGCAGAAGCAGGGCGCCATGGAGGCGGGCCTGAGCCGGCGGCAAATGCTGCGGCAGCACAGCTACAAGATCGCACAGCAGACGCAAATCCTGCCACCGCTACCGTACGGTGACATGGCCGAATCGCTGGACGGTGCCGGTTACCCGACGCTTCAATCCGTCCGCGAGTCGGCGATCCTGGAAGCGGAACCAAACTCCACCCTTGCGGATCCGCTCGATCTGTACTCACACCTACATGCCCATCATTCGCacctgcatcatcatcaccacgcgcagcagcaacagcagcagcagcatctgcttcttcagcagcaacaacagcagcagctgagtGCCGGAGGACCACATGCCGTTCATTTGTCCACGGATCGGACTTCCCTGTGTTCGTGGAGCACGCTGCCGAGTTCGATGAAAACGTGCCAGATCAGTGAAGGGACACCCGCACCTGACAGCCCGTGGAATGTGGCGGCACTCTACCACCAG AATGTGCCGCCTGGTCCGCTGTACTCGACGCCGCAGTGGATGGCACCGCACGTGTCCTCGATTCCGCACTCAATGCAGCTACCCTTGAGCGAAAGTCCCATACCGGAGCTTGCCGAGCAGATGGAGTCTATTTGA
- the LOC128731925 gene encoding TNF receptor-associated factor 6, whose protein sequence is MSKPVKREVSAEENCLQGGARVDDGLEARYECPICYCWLNEPILTKCGHRFCRKCITDWLNEKKSSCPLDNEPLDIKSDIFPDNCTRREISQIKKPCPNSIRGCADQFSPTEIDTHLHQCPFAMSRQSQPCPFARVKCAFVAQDDATLNAHITSDCQKHLQLLLDTYTGCHERYKFWDPPAKNSVPEMSTNDLVRSMYERIVILEQEVHILGIKLSKQELQLAKVNQSVDPRYSGGVLLWKLDDFSNKMDSMLTNSNCMFYSGEAYTSPHGYKFCARINVSPRTKDSIGLHVHLMQSENDYHLEWPFKGRIKITLLNVRSPELSQHDTIMSKPEILAFHRPNQEISPRGFGFLEFAKIKDILAKFADNNMVVIKIQMNIV, encoded by the exons GGTGGTGCTAGGGTAGACGATGGATTGGAAGCACGATATGAATGTCCCATCTGCTACTGCTGGCTAAATGAGCCAATTCTGACAAAATGCGGACATCGGTTTTGCCGAAAATGCATCACTGATTGGTTGAA TGAGAAAAAATCCAGCTGCCCGTTGGACAACGAACCGCTGGACATTAAGAGTGACATCTTTCCGGATAATTGCACTCGTAGGGAGATATCGCAGATCAAAAAACCCTGCCCGAACTCGATACGAGGTTGCGCGGaccaattttcacccaccgaaaTCGACACCCACCTGCACCAATGCCCGTTTGCAATGTCCCGTCAAAGCCAACCGTGTCCGTTTGCACGCGTAAAATGCGCATTCGTCGCTCAGGATGATGCTACGCTGAATGCGCACATTACTTCTGACTGTCAGAAGCATTTGCAA CTACTGCTGGACACATACACGGGATGCCACGAACGGTATAAATTTTGGGATCCACCGGCCAAGAATAGCGTGCCAGAAATGAGTACGAACGATCTTGTGAGGTCGATGTACGAGCGTATCGTTATACTCGAGCAAGAGGTGCATATTCTCGGCATCAAACTGTCCAAGCAGGAGTTGCAGCTGGCCAAGGTGAACCAGTCTGTTGACCCACGGTATAGCGGTGGAGTACTGCTGTGGAAACTGGATGATTTCTCGAACAAAATGGACTCGATGCTAACGAACAGCAACTGCATGTTTTACAGCGGCGAAGCGTACACCTCACCGCATGGGTACAAGTTTTGCGCTCGCATCAATGTATCACCACGCACTAAAGACTCAATCGGGTTGCACGTGCACCTGATGCAATCGGAGAACGATTATCACCTCGAGTGGCCATTCAAAGGACGCATCAAAATAACGCTGCTCAACGTGCGCTCTCCCGAGTTGTCACAGCACGACACGATTATGTCCAAACCCGAAATTCTTGCGTTTCATCGCCCGAACCAAGAAATAAGCCCCCGTGGTTTCGGGTTTTTGGAGTTTGCAAAAATCAAAGATATATTGGCTAAATTTGCCGACAATAATATGGTGGTAATCAAGATACAGATGAACATTGTGTAA